One genomic window of Corynebacterium diphtheriae includes the following:
- a CDS encoding ATP-binding protein codes for MKYQLRAIDNQLDEMLQFSGAIAVEGVKGVGKTESAIRRSEHLLQLDRAGDRQLLEADPEFRSFSTGTILIDEWQRMPECWDFVRRGVDAQRTPGRFLLTGSATPQAGIDTHSGAGRILSIRMRPMALFERREHSATVSLADLFLGNAPISGTTDLTLNDYVSEIARSGFPGFNEQPQRAINVDLDSYIERIVDRDLPEQGYNVRNRAGLLGWMRAYAAASSTTMSYSEILNAATPGESDKPARKTAALYRSKLTEIWMLDEVPAWDFVRSPLAGLAQAPKHQLADPAFVLRLLGVPANRLVTERYRHFLGPLFESLATLSVRVAAESQFGSVRHLRTRRGDHEVDLIASNQDGDLVAIEVKLTADVKNNDVAHLHWLKEQLPDDVVDMVVLTTGNRAYRRSDGVAVVPLALFGA; via the coding sequence ATGAAATACCAGCTTAGAGCCATTGATAATCAGCTCGATGAAATGCTTCAATTTTCCGGAGCAATTGCGGTCGAAGGCGTAAAAGGAGTGGGGAAAACAGAATCAGCAATTCGGCGCAGTGAACATCTACTGCAATTAGACCGCGCCGGTGATCGTCAGCTTCTTGAAGCCGATCCAGAATTTAGAAGTTTTTCTACAGGCACCATCCTCATCGATGAATGGCAAAGAATGCCTGAATGCTGGGATTTTGTTCGCAGAGGCGTTGATGCGCAGCGCACACCAGGGCGATTTTTGCTGACTGGTTCTGCAACGCCACAAGCAGGAATAGATACCCACAGTGGAGCAGGCCGTATCCTTTCTATCCGCATGCGACCCATGGCGCTTTTTGAGCGAAGAGAACACTCCGCCACTGTAAGCTTGGCTGATCTTTTTCTTGGCAATGCCCCTATTAGCGGAACGACAGATTTAACGCTTAACGACTATGTCTCAGAAATCGCACGAAGCGGTTTTCCAGGGTTTAATGAACAGCCACAACGCGCCATCAACGTGGATTTGGACTCTTATATTGAAAGAATCGTTGATCGGGATCTCCCTGAGCAGGGGTACAACGTGCGCAATCGAGCAGGACTTTTAGGATGGATGCGCGCGTATGCTGCAGCATCGTCAACCACCATGAGCTATTCAGAAATCCTTAATGCTGCTACTCCAGGCGAAAGCGATAAGCCAGCCCGCAAAACTGCTGCACTATATCGCAGTAAGTTGACTGAGATTTGGATGCTCGACGAGGTTCCGGCATGGGATTTTGTACGATCGCCGCTTGCTGGACTCGCACAAGCACCAAAACACCAATTGGCTGATCCTGCCTTTGTCCTTCGTCTTTTAGGAGTACCAGCTAATCGTCTGGTTACAGAGCGTTATCGCCATTTTTTGGGCCCACTATTTGAATCATTAGCTACATTAAGCGTTCGAGTCGCCGCGGAATCACAATTTGGTTCCGTTAGGCACCTGCGTACTCGACGCGGAGACCATGAAGTTGATCTCATTGCGTCGAATCAAGACGGCGATCTTGTAGCTATCGAGGTAAAGCTCACCGCTGATGTGAAAAATAACGATGTCGCACATCTTCACTGGTTAAAAGAACAACTGCCGGATGATGTGGTCGATATGGTTGTTCTGACAACTGGCAACCGCGCATATCGACGTAGCGACGGAGTCGCCGTGGTGCCGTTAGCACTATTCGGCGCCTAG
- a CDS encoding histidine phosphatase family protein: MRHGRTFANAAKVLDTRPPGAELSVIGRTQADDAGRSLATLSRDIRTVTCSIAIRTQQTAVAVLKSYEETLGIAPGTIPLSINADLREIDAGSIEGNTDSHSHDLYTHALHSWMNGDRSAAMPDGETAGQVVERMRPILEELATHDGDHLIVSHGAAMRIVTRFGTNVTADFALQHYIDNTSTIVIDPTGEYGQWKLITWAGAELGAE; encoded by the coding sequence ATGCGCCACGGGCGCACCTTTGCCAACGCCGCAAAAGTCCTCGACACTAGGCCCCCAGGCGCCGAACTCAGCGTTATCGGCCGCACCCAAGCCGACGACGCCGGCCGCAGTCTCGCAACACTGAGCCGAGACATCCGCACCGTGACCTGCTCCATTGCCATCCGCACCCAGCAAACAGCAGTGGCAGTGCTCAAATCCTACGAAGAAACCCTCGGAATCGCGCCGGGCACCATCCCGCTCAGCATCAACGCCGATCTCCGCGAAATCGACGCCGGATCCATCGAAGGCAACACCGACAGCCACTCCCACGACCTATACACCCACGCCCTCCACAGCTGGATGAACGGTGACCGCAGCGCAGCCATGCCCGACGGTGAAACCGCAGGCCAAGTAGTAGAACGTATGCGCCCCATACTCGAAGAACTCGCCACTCACGACGGCGACCACCTGATCGTGAGCCACGGCGCAGCCATGCGCATTGTCACCCGCTTTGGCACCAACGTCACCGCAGACTTCGCACTCCAGCACTACATCGACAACACCTCCACCATCGTCATCGACCCGACCGGAGAATACGGCCAGTGGAAGCTGATTACCTGGGCAGGGGCGGAGCTAGGCGCCGAATAG
- the pheA gene encoding prephenate dehydratase, which produces MRIAYLGPEGTFTEAALWKFATRLGLESVDTIAATNPREAIAAVAAGQADYACVAIENSVDGPVTPTFDALATIDGVRIFHELDLPIAFAIMQRTGAPLRRFATHPVAYQQVKTWLAANAPAAEFVPASSNAEAARMAKEKIVDFAAAPARAADVYGLNIIADGVADVTGARTRFVLVGHADTPTPRTGHDRTSVVFTLKNEPGSLVGALSEFAMRGVDLTRIEFRPIEEGLGTYRFHVDINGHIDDLNVAEALRALYPRCNALKFIGSWPAISGQPVTAVDPTVAQAASAWVEAARNGA; this is translated from the coding sequence ATGAGGATTGCCTATCTCGGGCCAGAAGGAACATTCACCGAAGCCGCATTGTGGAAATTCGCCACCCGCCTCGGACTAGAATCCGTCGACACTATTGCGGCCACCAACCCCCGCGAAGCGATCGCCGCCGTCGCCGCAGGACAAGCCGACTACGCCTGCGTTGCCATCGAAAACTCCGTCGACGGCCCCGTCACCCCTACCTTCGACGCACTCGCCACCATCGACGGCGTGCGCATCTTCCACGAACTCGACCTCCCCATCGCCTTCGCCATCATGCAGCGCACCGGCGCACCCCTACGCCGCTTTGCCACCCACCCCGTGGCCTACCAACAGGTAAAAACTTGGCTTGCCGCCAACGCACCCGCAGCCGAATTCGTCCCCGCATCCTCCAACGCCGAAGCCGCCCGCATGGCCAAAGAAAAAATCGTGGACTTTGCCGCAGCCCCCGCCCGCGCCGCTGACGTGTACGGTCTTAACATCATCGCCGACGGCGTTGCCGACGTCACCGGCGCTCGCACCCGATTCGTCCTCGTCGGACACGCCGACACCCCGACCCCACGCACCGGCCACGACCGCACCTCCGTAGTATTCACGCTCAAAAACGAACCCGGCAGCCTCGTCGGCGCACTCTCCGAATTCGCCATGCGCGGCGTAGACCTCACCCGAATCGAATTCCGCCCCATCGAAGAAGGCCTAGGAACCTACCGATTCCACGTGGACATCAATGGGCATATCGACGACCTCAACGTCGCCGAAGCACTCCGAGCACTCTACCCACGGTGCAACGCGCTAAAATTTATCGGTTCGTGGCCAGCCATTTCCGGCCAACCCGTCACAGCAGTCGACCCCACCGTCGCCCAGGCCGCATCCGCATGGGTAGAAGCCGCCCGCAACGGTGCCTAA
- a CDS encoding amidase family protein, with protein sequence MPIHEQIDLLAAQVAQMSASDHGFCYFDADAAHEQAEHARGRLSGWIIPAKDLSDVAGMPTTFGSHYRVTHPDKTDAFVARFMAEGAVVPGKSLTPELGLTAYTEPVGQPAPVFEGHTPGGSSGGAAVMVARGLVQAAHGSDGGGSLRVPAACCGLVGFKPPHNTAGAVPVTQGFLTRTLADAAFLHAITPVRRPLRVGVLTQPVHAEVEVADPMLAAVDAAASALSRAGHQLVEVQRPYGDAPFAAFSDILALRSAKIHGQASPLVSWLRDRGGRIGGRRKAEAIAEFLSVRAQLFAAWDVDAVLSPVLAFDPPAVGYFSAMSPEQDFHAQTQWTPWATMFNMSGAAALSMPYAGRNIHLGALRCSVPELFGLAGDL encoded by the coding sequence ATGCCTATCCATGAGCAGATTGATCTCCTTGCAGCACAGGTGGCTCAGATGTCTGCTTCAGATCACGGTTTTTGTTATTTTGATGCGGATGCCGCCCATGAGCAGGCAGAGCATGCGCGTGGGCGGTTGTCGGGGTGGATTATCCCGGCGAAGGATTTGTCTGATGTGGCTGGTATGCCCACGACGTTCGGTTCGCATTATCGGGTAACACACCCTGATAAAACGGATGCGTTTGTGGCACGGTTTATGGCTGAGGGTGCGGTGGTGCCGGGTAAGAGTCTGACACCTGAGTTGGGGTTGACTGCCTATACGGAGCCGGTGGGTCAGCCAGCGCCGGTGTTTGAGGGGCATACGCCTGGTGGTTCTTCTGGTGGTGCTGCTGTGATGGTGGCTCGTGGTTTGGTTCAGGCTGCGCATGGTTCTGATGGTGGGGGTTCGTTGCGGGTTCCTGCTGCGTGTTGTGGGTTGGTGGGTTTTAAGCCGCCGCATAATACGGCGGGTGCGGTGCCGGTGACGCAGGGTTTTCTTACGCGCACGCTTGCCGACGCTGCCTTCCTCCACGCCATAACCCCAGTTCGCCGTCCGTTGCGGGTGGGAGTATTAACGCAGCCGGTTCATGCTGAGGTAGAAGTTGCGGACCCGATGCTGGCGGCGGTGGATGCTGCGGCTTCTGCGCTGTCGCGGGCGGGCCATCAGCTGGTTGAGGTGCAGCGCCCGTATGGGGATGCGCCATTTGCGGCGTTTTCTGACATTCTTGCGTTGCGCTCTGCCAAGATTCATGGACAGGCGTCGCCGTTGGTGTCGTGGCTGCGGGATCGTGGTGGCCGCATTGGGGGGCGTCGAAAAGCGGAGGCGATAGCCGAATTTTTGTCGGTGCGCGCGCAGCTTTTTGCCGCCTGGGACGTCGACGCAGTGCTCTCCCCTGTGTTGGCCTTCGACCCGCCCGCGGTGGGCTACTTTTCGGCGATGTCCCCTGAGCAGGATTTTCATGCCCAAACCCAGTGGACCCCGTGGGCCACGATGTTCAACATGTCTGGGGCGGCGGCGCTCAGCATGCCGTATGCGGGGCGCAACATTCACCTCGGGGCGCTTCGTTGCAGCGTACCGGAGCTTTTCGGATTGGCAGGTGACTTGTGA
- a CDS encoding CPBP family intramembrane glutamic endopeptidase: MNTRRLRYEVALVLALTFGMAGLRSIFTLIDALSAPLNTQSVTLNAPRATAAWLDFALQLCGAATIMTWGLLALFLLGERLEKPRGADFSWGVGLAALIGIPGLGFYYAAVHLGLSKEVIPSTLEHFWTIPVLLLFSFAHAFAEEIVVVKWLSTRLNQLGHGLIFTLVVSALLRGSYHLYQGVSAGIGNVIMGLIYGWFYLRYRPTSIWPLIIGHFLIDAVAFVGYTLATMLNINVSW; this comes from the coding sequence GTGAATACTCGCCGGCTGCGTTACGAGGTCGCGCTCGTCCTCGCCTTGACCTTCGGTATGGCAGGGCTGCGCTCCATTTTCACGCTTATCGACGCCCTCTCCGCCCCACTGAACACCCAAAGCGTGACGCTCAACGCCCCACGCGCCACCGCCGCCTGGCTCGACTTCGCCCTCCAACTATGCGGCGCTGCCACCATCATGACGTGGGGATTACTTGCCCTCTTCCTCCTCGGCGAACGCCTAGAAAAACCTCGAGGCGCCGACTTTAGCTGGGGTGTGGGCCTGGCCGCCCTCATCGGAATCCCAGGCCTTGGATTCTACTATGCGGCGGTTCACCTCGGGCTAAGCAAAGAAGTTATCCCCTCAACACTGGAACACTTCTGGACCATCCCCGTTTTGCTGCTGTTTTCTTTCGCCCACGCCTTCGCCGAAGAAATCGTCGTGGTCAAATGGCTGAGCACAAGGCTCAACCAACTCGGCCACGGCCTTATTTTCACCTTGGTGGTCAGTGCCCTTTTGCGAGGCAGCTACCACCTCTACCAAGGCGTTTCCGCAGGTATCGGCAACGTGATCATGGGGCTTATCTATGGCTGGTTTTATCTGCGCTACCGCCCCACATCCATCTGGCCACTGATCATCGGCCACTTCCTTATCGATGCAGTCGCATTTGTCGGCTATACGCTTGCCACGATGCTCAACATCAACGTTTCTTGGTAA
- a CDS encoding nitric-oxide reductase large subunit produces MQKTHSLTDKRWWSALATVVIASFVVLLWMGQQINIHKPPIPERVQTIQGQVLFTKDDIVHGQQVWQSIGGQQIGSVWGHGSYVAPDWTADWLHREATIVLDSWAQEQGHEHYSDLPAEQQAALKERLKKTMRSNTYDAQTGTITLDDLRVDAMRSNAQYYSELFRDGHEHYAIPQNALNDKAAADDMTAFFWWTSWSASTNAPDSDISYTQNWPHEPLIDNAPPTGNIMWSLISFVLLLAGIGGLVWYHSARKEDEINPDLIPDKDPLMGFTPTPSQRATLKYFYVVGLLFMLQIACGIISAHYGVEGGALFGIPIDHVLPYAVVRTWHTQLGIFWIATAWLATGLYVGPAVGGKEPRFQHLGVNVLFGALLIVVLGSMVGEWASIMGKLGYGNPINFWIGTQGYEYVDLGRVFQIGLFIGLFLWFALMWRSLAPALRRIKSCGGQLHATAEAPLAVGSQRSLIAMLLLSCLAIAGFYGAAFGVNHETHLSIAEYWRWWVVHLWVEGFFEVFATTVIAFLFARLGLIRVASATTSVISSTTIFLTGGIIGTAHHLYFTGAPAHVMALGAVFSALEVVPLTLVGIEALHNLRLLKLRDWVSDYKWAVYFFVAVAFWNMVGAGVFGFLINPPISLFYVQGLNLTPLHGHTALFGVYGMLGIGLMLFCIRSLMPRRKWNDKWIAWGFWGMNAGLLAMSFLSLLPLGLAQAWASIDTGLWYARSDEFLYSPVLMLIRWLRVPGDILFGIGAMAIGVFMVKLLTKKR; encoded by the coding sequence ATGCAGAAAACTCATTCTTTAACAGATAAGCGTTGGTGGTCAGCGCTGGCTACAGTTGTTATTGCTTCATTTGTCGTTTTGTTATGGATGGGGCAGCAAATTAATATTCATAAGCCACCTATTCCAGAACGCGTTCAGACAATTCAAGGACAGGTTTTATTTACCAAGGATGATATTGTTCACGGTCAGCAAGTGTGGCAGTCGATCGGCGGTCAACAAATCGGATCGGTGTGGGGGCATGGCTCCTATGTGGCTCCTGACTGGACCGCTGATTGGTTGCATCGAGAAGCTACAATAGTGCTTGACTCGTGGGCTCAGGAACAAGGACACGAGCACTATAGTGATCTTCCTGCAGAACAGCAGGCTGCGCTAAAAGAGCGGTTAAAAAAGACGATGCGCTCTAATACCTATGATGCGCAGACGGGCACCATTACACTCGATGATCTTCGAGTTGATGCGATGCGTAGCAATGCGCAGTATTACTCAGAACTCTTCCGTGATGGACATGAGCATTACGCAATTCCCCAGAATGCTCTTAACGATAAAGCAGCAGCGGATGACATGACTGCTTTCTTTTGGTGGACAAGTTGGTCAGCTTCTACTAATGCCCCTGATAGCGACATTAGTTATACCCAAAACTGGCCACACGAACCGCTTATTGATAATGCGCCGCCTACAGGCAATATCATGTGGAGTCTGATTAGTTTTGTTCTCCTCTTGGCAGGAATTGGTGGCCTTGTGTGGTATCACAGTGCCCGTAAAGAGGATGAGATAAATCCTGATCTCATTCCTGATAAAGATCCGCTAATGGGCTTTACTCCAACGCCTTCTCAGCGAGCAACTCTTAAATATTTCTACGTCGTTGGTCTTTTATTCATGTTGCAGATAGCCTGCGGCATTATTTCGGCTCATTATGGGGTTGAAGGCGGGGCACTTTTCGGAATTCCAATTGACCACGTTTTGCCGTACGCTGTAGTGCGCACTTGGCACACTCAGTTGGGTATCTTCTGGATCGCTACGGCATGGCTTGCTACTGGTCTGTATGTTGGTCCTGCGGTCGGTGGGAAAGAGCCTCGATTCCAACATCTAGGGGTAAATGTTCTGTTTGGGGCTCTGCTGATTGTAGTTCTAGGGTCGATGGTTGGTGAATGGGCGTCGATTATGGGCAAGCTGGGATACGGTAACCCGATTAATTTCTGGATAGGTACTCAAGGTTACGAGTACGTTGATCTTGGTCGTGTGTTCCAGATTGGCCTATTCATTGGACTATTTTTATGGTTCGCTTTGATGTGGCGCTCACTTGCACCTGCGCTACGACGTATTAAATCCTGCGGTGGGCAGCTCCATGCCACAGCAGAAGCACCTCTAGCAGTGGGCTCGCAACGGTCATTGATTGCCATGTTGCTGCTTAGCTGCCTAGCTATCGCAGGATTCTACGGTGCCGCATTTGGTGTGAATCACGAAACACACCTCTCTATTGCTGAATATTGGCGTTGGTGGGTTGTCCATCTATGGGTAGAAGGATTCTTTGAAGTCTTTGCCACAACCGTCATTGCCTTCCTATTCGCACGGCTGGGGCTTATTCGCGTTGCCTCTGCAACAACATCGGTGATTTCTTCCACGACGATCTTCCTTACTGGTGGCATCATTGGGACTGCGCACCATCTCTATTTCACCGGAGCCCCTGCGCACGTTATGGCATTAGGTGCAGTGTTTTCGGCTCTTGAGGTAGTCCCGTTGACGCTTGTGGGGATCGAGGCACTGCATAATCTGCGACTTCTCAAACTCCGAGATTGGGTATCGGATTACAAGTGGGCGGTTTATTTCTTTGTAGCTGTAGCATTTTGGAATATGGTGGGTGCCGGAGTCTTTGGCTTCCTTATTAACCCACCAATCTCATTGTTCTATGTCCAAGGACTGAACCTCACTCCATTACACGGGCATACTGCCTTGTTCGGTGTCTATGGCATGTTGGGTATCGGCCTCATGCTGTTCTGCATCCGTTCGCTCATGCCGAGGCGAAAGTGGAATGATAAGTGGATCGCTTGGGGTTTCTGGGGTATGAATGCTGGCCTTTTGGCTATGTCATTTCTTTCACTTCTGCCCCTCGGTTTAGCGCAAGCATGGGCATCGATTGATACTGGCCTGTGGTATGCGCGTAGTGATGAGTTCCTCTACAGCCCAGTACTGATGCTGATACGGTGGTTGCGTGTCCCCGGAGACATACTTTTCGGAATTGGTGCGATGGCCATCGGCGTATTCATGGTGAAGCTTCTTACCAAGAAACGTTGA
- a CDS encoding LCP family protein, whose amino-acid sequence MDEQRNQGEFLLGSDGKPLLDRYGRPIRRRRSAPRRPKLDRTEPRRAAPSEATRVIRTETTQMPAQPGAVPQERPRQYIPTPEEQQRYRAQQYYQQQPVQPGQPVQPGFEPNRRYRRSQVTLPPEPKKRRRLRPGGCIAGLVWTLVIVMVLGIAGTLWLDTRLNRVQAAPPQHIAKTSGTNWLLVGSDSRAGLSEEDVQRLGTGGDIGSMRTDTIMVLHIPSSGKATLMSIPRDSYVEIPGYGMDKINASFTYGGAPLLTQTVENATGLRINHYAEIGMGGLANVVDAVGGIEVCPAEPIDDPLAGLNIAAGCQKVDGPTALGYVRTRHTALGDLDRVQRQREFFAALVNKVTSTSTLANPFRIMPTINTVAGSFTVGKKDHAWHLARVALAMREGVETVTVPYAGFADYDVGNVVLWDEVASEELFASLR is encoded by the coding sequence ATGGATGAACAGCGCAATCAGGGTGAGTTCCTTCTTGGTTCAGATGGAAAACCCCTTTTGGACCGCTACGGTCGCCCCATCCGGCGGCGACGCTCCGCACCGCGCCGCCCTAAGCTCGACCGCACTGAACCTCGGCGTGCTGCACCCAGCGAAGCCACACGGGTAATCCGCACGGAAACCACCCAAATGCCAGCTCAGCCTGGGGCTGTTCCGCAGGAGCGCCCACGGCAATACATTCCTACCCCCGAAGAGCAGCAACGCTACCGCGCACAGCAGTACTACCAGCAGCAACCGGTGCAACCTGGTCAGCCGGTGCAGCCGGGGTTTGAGCCTAATCGACGCTACCGTCGCAGCCAGGTCACCCTTCCTCCAGAGCCAAAGAAGCGTCGTCGTTTGCGCCCTGGCGGCTGCATTGCGGGTTTGGTGTGGACGCTCGTCATTGTCATGGTTCTTGGTATCGCTGGCACGCTGTGGCTAGACACTCGGCTCAATCGTGTTCAGGCTGCCCCGCCGCAGCACATTGCTAAGACATCCGGCACGAACTGGCTGCTCGTGGGCTCTGACTCCCGCGCCGGCCTGTCCGAGGAGGATGTTCAGCGTTTGGGCACGGGTGGCGACATCGGCTCCATGCGCACGGACACGATCATGGTGTTGCATATTCCGTCGTCAGGCAAGGCCACACTGATGTCGATCCCGCGTGACTCCTATGTGGAAATCCCAGGCTACGGCATGGACAAAATCAATGCGTCGTTCACCTACGGCGGTGCGCCTTTACTCACCCAAACCGTGGAAAACGCCACTGGCCTGCGCATTAACCACTATGCCGAGATCGGTATGGGCGGGTTGGCCAATGTGGTCGACGCGGTTGGTGGTATCGAGGTATGCCCCGCCGAGCCTATCGACGACCCCCTCGCCGGCCTCAACATCGCAGCCGGCTGCCAAAAAGTCGACGGCCCCACTGCTTTGGGTTATGTGCGCACCCGCCACACCGCTCTAGGTGATCTTGACCGCGTGCAGCGTCAGCGCGAATTCTTTGCAGCTTTGGTCAACAAAGTGACCTCCACGTCGACTTTGGCTAATCCTTTCCGCATCATGCCCACGATTAATACTGTGGCGGGTTCGTTCACTGTGGGTAAGAAGGATCACGCGTGGCATTTGGCCCGGGTGGCGCTCGCTATGCGCGAAGGTGTGGAAACCGTGACGGTGCCATATGCAGGTTTTGCTGATTATGACGTCGGAAATGTGGTCCTGTGGGACGAGGTCGCTTCCGAGGAGCTGTTCGCTTCCCTGCGTTAG
- a CDS encoding alanine/glycine:cation symporter family protein: MNTLIETLNSIIWSPFLVFLCLGAGLYFTIATKCVQVTGLPDMLRQLRAGEKSANGVSSFQSLMMSLAGRVGVGNIAGVATAIAFGGPGAVFWMWAVAFLGAATSFIECTLAQIYKERDQDTGEYRGGPAYYIEKSLKHTKAAPFMLFYAIAFAVVMIFSTSYFMPGVQANGVASAMHNAWNLDVRIVGAFLTVLLALIIFGGVKRIAWFASLVVPFMAMVYIIIALVVLFMHFDQIPHVFGTIFSSAFNANATFSGILGSAIMWGVRRGIYSNEAGQGLNPQAAAAAEVSHPAKQGFAQAFAVYVDTLFVCSATAFIIISTDMYRVFEGGTEDSPVRYAGSLPSNTPVGPGFVQQGLDSVASGVGPSFIGVAILFFGFTTILSYYYISETNFTYLMRWISNATARRATIFGLRCLMLVSVWIGAVSTPGAAWALGDIGAGATAWLNVIAILILQVPAIKCLRDYNEQKKSGLDPQFDPAAVGIKNAEFWETYKAR, encoded by the coding sequence ATGAATACGCTCATCGAAACCCTTAATTCGATCATCTGGTCACCCTTCCTTGTTTTTCTCTGCCTCGGAGCAGGCCTGTACTTCACCATCGCCACCAAGTGCGTTCAAGTAACCGGCCTCCCCGACATGCTTCGCCAGCTCCGCGCCGGTGAAAAATCAGCAAACGGTGTATCCTCCTTCCAATCTCTCATGATGTCCCTCGCCGGACGCGTGGGCGTAGGAAACATCGCCGGTGTGGCAACCGCCATCGCCTTCGGCGGACCCGGTGCCGTGTTCTGGATGTGGGCCGTCGCCTTCCTCGGCGCTGCCACTTCCTTTATCGAATGCACCCTCGCCCAAATCTACAAAGAGCGCGACCAAGACACCGGCGAATACCGTGGCGGACCGGCCTACTACATTGAGAAAAGCCTCAAGCACACCAAAGCAGCCCCCTTCATGCTGTTCTACGCCATCGCCTTCGCAGTGGTCATGATCTTCTCCACCAGCTACTTCATGCCGGGTGTGCAGGCCAACGGTGTGGCGTCGGCAATGCACAACGCATGGAACCTTGACGTTCGCATCGTCGGCGCATTCCTCACCGTGCTACTCGCCCTCATCATCTTCGGCGGCGTGAAGCGCATCGCCTGGTTTGCGTCGTTAGTCGTGCCCTTCATGGCCATGGTCTACATCATCATCGCGCTCGTGGTGCTCTTCATGCACTTCGACCAAATCCCACACGTATTTGGCACCATCTTCAGCTCCGCATTCAACGCCAACGCCACCTTCTCCGGAATCCTCGGCTCCGCCATCATGTGGGGCGTACGCCGCGGCATCTACTCCAACGAAGCAGGCCAAGGCCTCAACCCCCAAGCCGCAGCCGCAGCCGAAGTATCCCACCCCGCAAAACAAGGCTTCGCACAAGCCTTCGCCGTCTACGTAGACACCCTCTTCGTCTGCTCCGCAACCGCCTTCATCATCATCTCCACCGACATGTACCGCGTCTTCGAAGGCGGCACCGAAGACAGCCCCGTGCGCTACGCAGGCTCCCTACCAAGCAACACCCCCGTGGGACCAGGATTCGTTCAACAAGGCCTCGACTCCGTCGCCTCAGGTGTCGGACCATCTTTTATCGGCGTAGCCATCCTCTTTTTCGGCTTCACCACCATCTTGTCCTACTACTACATCTCCGAAACCAACTTCACCTACCTCATGCGTTGGATCTCCAACGCAACCGCAAGGCGCGCCACCATCTTCGGCCTGCGCTGCCTGATGCTGGTATCCGTTTGGATCGGTGCAGTATCTACCCCAGGTGCTGCATGGGCATTGGGTGACATCGGAGCAGGTGCCACCGCATGGCTCAACGTGATCGCCATCCTGATCCTGCAGGTCCCAGCTATTAAGTGCCTGCGCGACTACAACGAGCAGAAGAAATCTGGGCTGGATCCACAATTTGATCCTGCTGCGGTGGGAATCAAAAACGCTGAGTTCTGGGAGACGTACAAAGCTCGCTAA